One Candidatus Zixiibacteriota bacterium DNA segment encodes these proteins:
- a CDS encoding sigma-70 family RNA polymerase sigma factor, protein MSETNKNQDKKSKFGNLFLPLMDNLYNLALRMTRNPNDADDLVQETYLKAYRFFSHFKEGTNAKAWIITILTNTFRTKYRKDQKEPNQVDFEDIENFFLIDELKPQFQPANKAEARDGDAITEILKAYVSDDIIKALENIPEQFRIAVLLSDIERFNYQEIADILGISVGTVKSRIFRGRKLLQKQLYEFAKKKGIIRGKHD, encoded by the coding sequence ATGAGTGAAACAAATAAAAATCAAGACAAAAAAAGCAAGTTCGGAAATCTATTCCTGCCGCTTATGGACAATCTGTACAATCTGGCTTTACGAATGACTCGCAATCCCAATGATGCCGATGATCTTGTTCAGGAAACATATCTAAAAGCATATCGCTTTTTCAGCCATTTCAAAGAGGGCACTAACGCTAAAGCTTGGATTATCACTATCTTAACCAACACTTTCCGTACTAAATATCGTAAAGACCAGAAAGAACCGAACCAGGTGGATTTTGAGGATATCGAGAATTTCTTTCTAATCGATGAATTAAAACCGCAATTCCAGCCGGCTAATAAAGCCGAAGCCAGAGATGGCGACGCTATAACAGAGATATTGAAGGCCTATGTTTCTGATGATATAATTAAGGCTTTGGAAAATATTCCGGAACAATTTCGTATAGCAGTGTTGTTATCAGATATAGAGAGATTCAATTATCAGGAAATTGCCGATATCCTCGGGATAAGCGTGGGAACAGTGAAATCAAGAATTTTTAGAGGACGTAAACTATTACAGAAGCAGCTATATGAATTTGCTAAGAAAAAGGGCATTATTAGGGGTAAGCATGATTAA
- a CDS encoding zf-HC2 domain-containing protein yields the protein MIKCEDVLRMLYEYIDKQLDKVSSFQIEEHIKLCKYCRKHHDFEIALQKMVERSCFKKKAPDVLKTKIKAMLNDAPPE from the coding sequence ATGATTAAATGCGAAGATGTCCTGCGAATGCTCTATGAATATATCGATAAGCAGCTTGATAAGGTATCTTCATTTCAGATTGAGGAGCATATCAAGTTGTGCAAATATTGCCGCAAGCATCACGATTTCGAAATAGCTCTTCAGAAAATGGTTGAAAGGAGTTGTTTCAAGAAAAAAGCACCTGATGTTTTAAAAACGAAAATCAAAGCTATGCTAAACGATGCTCCACCGGAGTAA